The Mercurialis annua linkage group LG7, ddMerAnnu1.2, whole genome shotgun sequence genome includes the window TTAGGGCTTATCAATTAGCAGAAGTAACGTTGGGTCTCGCAAATCTCACACAAGCAACAACTCCAACTGCAAGGACTGTGCATAAAAAAATAGGAGATCCAAATGTACTTTTCATCTTATTCTTCATGGAAACCTACAAtacaaaattagaaaaaaagagataaaaaattaaaataaagttacTAATGAAAAGTGAAGACTAAAAATGCAATAGCATGGTAAACGATCATATCACCTCGTGGTTGAGATTTAGTTAACAGTGGCCCACCTCTAACCAATATTTACGCTTATTTATGTATAAGAGAATTAACTTTTGAATTGCAAGCATACTGTGGGATGGATGTACATATTCAGACTTCGAGGCTAAAGACTTCAAGTTTGTTTTAAACTTTGCACAAATTAATTACGATGACAATATTTTATGTCAATCTGGCCATGCAACATCATCCTCAATCATTTAGTACACTATGTTTTGGGGCCAAATAACATATTTGTCAGTTGTCACAAACTAGAAAGAACATATTCCAGCTGTTAGCTGTATGAACTGTTTTATAGTAGAAATATGGTATGCAATagtcaataattttaaatgcaAAGCTGCCCATACATATGCCATATTATAAGATATATAGAGCACACCTCTGTCTTTGAAGGTGCAAGAGCGTCTCCAGCGCCTCCTGCTCCACCCATATCTCCTTGCTGTGCAGGAGGGTCTCCAGCACCTCCTGTTCCACCCATATCTCCTTGCTGAGCACGAGGGTCTCCAGCATCCCCTGTTCCACCCATATATCCTTGCTTATATGTTTCTTGGCTCGGATTATGTATCATATCGTGGAGCTTTGGCGCCTGATAACATATGGCCAACATATTAATTTCTATCAATGAATAACTTAACATACCAACAACAAAATCGAAATGCtaactaaattatttaaatgttgTTATTTCATATACCCTTAAGCTGGCATCCAAGGATTTGCGGTAGAGCTCGTTGTTCGGGTCCTACATTGACAAAAAATTGAACTCATAAGAATCTAAAAGTTGAACCAAAACACACAGATTCGAGTTCAAAACTCTATATAGAAAAGATCCATTAGAATCATTACCTCATCTACAGCTTGCTGAAAATATTCAGTTGCCTTATCAAAATAAGGCTTTGCTTTAACAATGTCGTCAGTTAAAAATCCAAAAGAGGCGTTTGCGCTCCCAAAGCACCATAATGTCTCAGCGTTTCTAGGATTTATAGCCAAAGCCTCTTCAAATTTTGAGACAGCCTCTATATGTTTTAtcaaacaaattaaacaaacataAGAGATAGGGATGTAATTGAGTCAAAACACTGTCAAACCCGAGCTCGACTCAGACTCTAAAATCTAAAGCTCGAAACTCAACTCGAACTCGATCAAGTTTTAATACAAAAGCTCGAACTCAAACTCGAAATAATAGTTGAGACTGGAGCTCGGCTCAACTCAATTATCTATataaatctatatctatatctataacatatataaaagtgtattcgtGGGGGGCACTTCCAATtacggacaaaaataccctctctcaatttataaactttaattgttaaaaatctttcatataaagtttataaattgaGAGAGGGTATTTTTGTCTGTAATTGGAAGTGTTATATATGTTATAGACtagtatttaaaaaattaaattctactacaaaaataaagatattgttgtaaaaatatataagtatagaaggtaaaaaagttaattaactAAAGCTCAATTAGGCTCAAGAGCCAAGTATTTTGGGGCTCAAATTCGATCATTAACTCGAGTAATTCAAACTCGAACTCGATATGTCTGTTTCGAGTTTTTTCAAGTCATCCGGGTTACCTCGCAAGTTGGCTCGACTCAATTACACCCCTAGATACACATTAAATCAAagctaaaagaaagaaaaaagcaaTTTTAATtcctataatttattttaaaagatcaaaagaaaattcaaaaataagtTACCGTTTAACATCTTTTGTGCATCGTTAAGAGGCTGAAATTGCGACAATTCTATCAAAGCTCCACCCCACTTAATCAGATTCTGCATAAAATTAAATACGTAAGAAATTTGAACAAAACTTGTAATTAGCTACTTTTTTCATATATTGAGATACGCTTACGCACATCCACGTCGAGAGGATTAATGGCGTAAGCAGTTTCAGCCATACTTCGACCGTACTCTGCGTTAATCATGCAATCGGCGTCTTCTTGAGTGAATTCCATTGCCGATTTTCTGATACAGTTTTAGTTTTAGCTATAGGGTTTTGTTGATGGAGAGGGTTTAAGAAAAAAGTGGGAACTTTTGGTTTGCTTTGTGTATTTTTGATTTGAAGCTGACTTATAGGTTACGCAAGTTTTTTCTATGAGCAAAAATAGACTTGACATTTATTGTAACTTATAATTCTAGTAGTTTTTAaatggcctaatgtcttaaaaaactccgaccttttaatccattttcaatcatatcctgacgttgaaaatttagtcaattttaccctattttgcatttttgtgtttcaattgtaccctgaaaaattaaattaaagtcttttgcgtttgaaaatttgtttaaaacattctccatatatcgcatatattaattgtatatttttaaaatttatttaaatttagttaaattaattaagaatttaaattagtgttaatttgattatggtttttagttagtttttaaaaataaaggacttatttgtatttttttgaataaaaaataatttaatttcatgtttatacttaattaattgaatgatttcatcatttaagtaaaaaaattaacaaaaactaaaatattggggtacaattgaaaacggaaaattcaaaagtgggtaaaattgacaaattttcaacgtcggggtggaattgaaaaaaagtttaaaggtgagggtttttgagtgattaggcctttttaaatttgaaatcaaacaaatccaatatttttatttctgtgaatttaattaaaataattaaaatttaatttaattttta containing:
- the LOC126654533 gene encoding mitochondrial import receptor subunit TOM20-like — encoded protein: MEFTQEDADCMINAEYGRSMAETAYAINPLDVDNLIKWGGALIELSQFQPLNDAQKMLNEAVSKFEEALAINPRNAETLWCFGSANASFGFLTDDIVKAKPYFDKATEYFQQAVDEDPNNELYRKSLDASLRAPKLHDMIHNPSQETYKQGYMGGTGDAGDPRAQQGDMGGTGGAGDPPAQQGDMGGAGGAGDALAPSKTEVSMKNKMKSTFGSPIFLCTVLAVGVVACVRFARPNVTSAN